The Pseudomonas nunensis genome includes the window GCTGGACGCGCTCAAGCCTTCGTTGATGCCCGAGGCCGGTCATCGCGCCGATCTGGCGGTGATCAAGGCCCTGACGCTGCTGGATCAAGGCGCCCTCGGCCAAGGACGGATCCTGCTGATCGGTTCGTCCCTGACCGAACAGGAACGCTTCGGCATCGAGCGTGCGCTGAACGGCAAGTCCACGGAATTCCTGATGCTCGGCGTCGGTACGCCCGAGGGTGCGCCGGTGGCTCAGGAGGACGGCAGTTTCCTGAAGGATGCCCAGGGCGCGATTCTGGTGCCGCACCTGGATAATCCGGGTCTGAAAGCCTTCGCCAGCGACTTGGGCGGCCGCTACCACGCGGCACGCCTGGACGATGCCGATCTGGGCGCCCTCGGCCTGCTAGACGGTCCGCGCAACCTGCGCAACGACGGCCAGACCCTGCGCCTCGACACCTGGGCCGATCAGGGTTATTGGCTGTTGTTGCCACTACTTTTACTGGCGTCCTTTGCCGGGCGTCGGGGCTGGTTGTTCTGCTTGCCGCTGTTGTTCCTGCTGCCGCAACCAAGCTACGCCTTCGACTTTGAAGACTTGTGGCTGCGTCCGGATCAACGCGGCCTGCACTTGCTCAATCAGGAGCATCCGGCCGAGGCCGCGCAACATTTCGAAGACCCGCAATGGCAAGGCGTGGCGCTGTATGAGGCCGGCGACTACAGTGGCGCCGCCCAGCGCTTCGCCCAAGGCAACGATGCGCGGGCGCACTACAATCGGGGGAACGCCCTGGCCAAGAGCGGTGAGCTGGAAGCGGCACTCGACGCCTACGATCAAGCCCTGGAGCGGCAGCCGGATTTGCGTCCGGCGCTGACCAACAAGGCGTTGGTGGAAAGCCTGATTAAGCAGAAAGCCACGCCACCGGCGGTTGAACCGGACAAGTCCGAAGGTGACGAACCGGGAACCGCCAGCGACAGCCCGGCCCCCGGCGCCGCGACCCAGCCGTCGAACAGCGGCGAGGCGAAAACCGATGCCCAGCCCAACGCGCCGGACACCGATCAGACGACCACCACGCCGCCACAACCGGGGGCCAACGAGGTGGCGGGCAGCGAGCTCGGGGACGAGCAAACCACCACACCACCGCGGCGCCCAGCCAACGATAGTCTTGAAGGCGAACAGGCCCAGGCGCTGGAGCAATGGCTGCGCAAGATCCCGGATGATCCGGGCGAACTGCTGCGACGCAAATTCTGGTACGAACAGCAACAACATCAGGATCAGGGAAAAACTCGATGACCCGCTTCACCGCTTTCTTGCTCGCCATGCTTTTCTGGACCGTTCAGGTTCAGGCTGCGGACCTGGTCGCCTCGGTCGACCGCAGTCGCCTGAGTTCCGGCGAAACGGTCGAGCTGACCCTGGAATCCAACGACGTCACGCTGTTCGGCAAACCCGACCTCACGCCGCTGGAGCCGGCATTCGAAGTGCGCGGCACCCGCCAGGTCAACCAGTTGACCACGATCAACGGTGACAACCGCGCCACCACGCGCTGGATCATCACCCTGTTGCCCAAACAAAACGGCAGCGTGGAGATCCCGTCGCTGCAACTGGGCGAAGTGCGCAGTCAGCCGATCACTATCCAGGTCGTCGAAAGCGAAACCCAGGACACTAAAAACACTCTGGCGCCGGTGTTTATCGAGGTCAGCCTCGACCAGAGCAGCGTGTACGTGCAGGCCCAGGCGATCCTGACCTTGCGCATCTACCATTCGGTGTCGCTGTACGACGACAGCAGCCTGACGCCGTTGCAGATTCCCGATGCGCGCATCGAGCAACTCGGCGATTCGCGCACCTATGAGAAGGTCATTAATGGTCTGCGCCACGGCGTGATCGAAATGCGCTATGCGATCTTTCCCCAGCACAGCGGCGTGTTGAACATTCCAACGCAGACGTTCAGCGCGACTTTGGTGGACGTGCAGCCGTCCCCGGACGTGGCCTCCCAAGGGCCGAAACCGGGCAAGTTGCTGCGCGTCAGCTCGGCCGAAATTCCGCTGACGGTCAAGGCCAAACCCGAGAGTTACCCGGCCGATGCGCCGTGGTTGCCAGCGCGTAGCCTGAGTTTGAGCGAAAGCTGGAGTCCGGAGCCGGATCACACGCAGGTCGGCGACTCGCTGACCCGCAGCCTGACCCTGAAAGCCGAAGGCCTGGCCAGTTCGCAGTTGCCGCCGCTGCCCGCCACCGACATCAACGGCTTGCGCCGCTACCCGGACCAACCGGTGCTGGGCAACCAGAACAGCGAACGCGGGCTGATCGGCAGTCGCGAAGACCGTGAAGCCCTGGTCCCATCCCACAGCGGTGCCATCGAGTTGCCAACGGTGGACGTAGTCTGGTGGAACACCTTCGAAGATCACCTGGAACACAGCAGCCTGCCGGCGCGGACCCTGCAAGTGACGAACAATCCGAGCCTGATGGTCGACACTCCGGCGGGTACTGCGCAAACGAATTTCGCCGCCGACAGCGAAGCGCTGTGGTGGTGGAAACTCAGCACCCTGATCCTGGCCTGCACCACCCTGCTCGGCTTCGGCCTGTGGTGGCGCGCCCGCTGGCAACCGGCGATCCTGCGAGCCGCGCAAGCCGGCCCGAGCCCGCGCACCGTGCTCGACGAGCTCAAGCGCGCCTGCCAGGCCAACGACCCCCACGCCACCCGCCAGGCCCTCGACGCCTGGGCCCGGCAACAACCGGAAACCCTGGCCGACATGGCGGCGCGGTTTGTGCCGTTGTCCGACGCCCTCGACGGATTGAACGGCGCGCTGTACAGCGAAACCGGCCAGCATTGGCAAGGCGAAGACCTGTGGCGCGCGACCCGGGCGATTCCGATCGCCGAGCGGGTGCAGGATCCGGTGGGTGACAGCGGGTTGCCGCCGCTCTATCCGAAGTAACTGCCAGAAAGATCGATGTTTAAGCTGCAATCCTGCTTCGCGGACAAATCCTACAGCAGATATAGAATCGACTGACTTCGCCAACGTGTAGATTCACGCAAAGTCCCGTGCCTTAAAAAGACACAGGGATGCGCGAATGTTCAGTACGGCCAATGACGTTGTTTTCAGTCTCGACATTGCGGGTTTTTCCTACGACCTTCAGGTTCTTGAATTCCGGGCCAAGGAAGCGCTGAACAGGCCCTACGAGGTCAAGCTCGAACTGGTCAGCGAACACCCCGACCTGGACCTCGAATCGCTGCTGCATCGCCCGGCGTTCCTGACGTTCGGCCAAGATAATAGCGGCATTCACGGCCAGGTCTATCGAGTCGCGCAAGGCGATTCGGGCAAACGCCTGACCCACTATCAAATCTCCCTGACGCCCCGCCTCGCCTATCTCGCGCACCGCCGCAACCAGCGTATTTTCCAACACCTGAGCGTGCCGCAAATCATCGGAAAAGTACTGACCGATCACGGCATACAGGCCGACACCTGGCGTTTCCAACTCAGCGCCGAGTACCGACCGCGACTCTACTGCGTGCAATACAACGAATCGGACCTGCACTTCATCCAGCGACTGTGCGAGGAAGAAGGTCTGCACTTTCATTTTCAGCACAGCGCCACCGGACACGTGTTGGTGTTTGGTGACGATCAAACGGTGTTCCCGAAACCCGCTCACCCGACGGCCTATGTTCAGGGCAGCGGCATGGTCGCCGAAGCGTCGGTGATTGATCGTTTTCAGGTCAACCTGGAAACCCGCACTACCCACGTCAGCCGCCGGGATTACAACTTCGAAAAGCCGCGCCTGCCGCTCAATAGCGAAAGCACAAGCGCGCAGTTACCCCGCTTGGAGGATTACGCCTTCCCGGGACAATTCACCGAGCGTGAACGCGGCAATCATCTGGCCAAGCGGACGCTGGAGCGTCATCGCGCCAGTTACCAGCAAGCCCGGGGACGCAGCGATCAAAGCGCCCTGCGTAGCGGACACTTCGTCGACATAACCGAACACCCACGCGATGACTGGAATGGATTGTGGCTGCTGACCGAGGTTGAGCATGTCGGAAAACAACCCCAGGTTCTGGAAGAGTCAATCACTGACGGTAACTCTGATGACGGCTTCAGCCAGGGTTACCGCAATCGGTTCATCGCGACACCCTGGGACGTGATATTCCGGCCGGCTCTTGAACATCCCAAGCCCCGAGTGACCGGCAACCAGCACGCAGTGGTCACCGGGCCTCCCGGCGAAGAAATCCATTGCGATGAGTACGGCCGCGTGAAGGTCCACTTGGCGTGGGACCGTGACGGTCAGCACAACGAACATTCAAGTTGCTGGCTGCGCGTCGCCACCGGTTGGGCCGCTGACCGCTATGGCAGCGTGTTGATCCCGCGAGTCGGCATGGAAGTGCTGGTGGGTTTCAGCGAAGGTGATCCCGACAAACCCTTCGTACTGGGTTGCTTGCCTAACGCGGCGACAACCGTTGCGCTGGACCTGCCCACCGAACACACACAAAGCATTTTTCGCAGCCAGAGCAGCCCCGGTGGCGGCGGTTATAACGAGTTGCGCATTGAGGACAAAACAGGCGCCGAGGAAATTGCCCTGCGTGCCCAGCGCGATTGGGTTCAGCGGGTGCTCAACGACGAATGTATTCAAGTCGACCACCAGCGTACGGTCGTAGTCGGCGGCATCGCCAGCCATGACCTGCGCAGCGAAGAACACCACTTCACCCATGGCAACCGCCTCACTGAGCTCAAGCAGGACGACCATCTGTTGGTTCAGGGTGACCAACACATTCGCGTCACCAGTCAACGACTCAGCGCCACCGGGCAAATCCACCTCGGCGCTGGGCAACAAGTCGTTATCGATGGCGGCGCGCACCTGACCGTCAAGGCTGGCGGCCACTGGCTGACGTTGGGGCCGGACGGCATTTTCAGCAGCGTAGCGATTGTGCAGGGTGGCGCCCCGGCTGTGGGCATGTCGGCAGCGCCGCTAATGCCGGGCGCGTTGCCCTTGCTGAAGTTGACCTTCGACGCAGCACAACAGCGCCAGGCGCTGGTTTCAACACGCAGCTCAAGGTGCCTGATTTGCGAGGCCGCCCAAGCATGATGCGCTCGATCGCACTGCCGACAGACTTGCCCTGGAATGATCAAACGGCCTATGTGTTGCTGGACGGCGCGACCTTCCGCCAGTTGCCGGAGCGCTTGAAACAGCTGAGTCCCGGAGTCAGCACTGTTGCGCTATACGACTGCCCGCCCTTCACCGAGCTGCAGGATATCTCGCCGCTATTAGCGGTGATCGAACACCCGGACGCGCCGGTTTTTCAGTTCTATCTGGAGCATGCGCACGAGGAATGGGGCGTGCTGTTGTTCAGTTCCGCGCCGGCACATGGCGTCGCGCAACACTTGCGCAAACTGCTGACGGTTGAATTGCCGGAAGGCCTGCCGGTCATCCTGCGCCTGGCCGACTCCGCCGTGGCGGGGGCCCTGTTTGGCAGCAGTGATCCGCGTTTGTTTGGCCCTGTGTCCTGTGTGGTGACGCCCGATAGCGTCAGCGCCAATTGGCATCGCCACCAACCTCGAGTGTCCGGGTGCCCTGAGCTGCCGACGCCCTATCGCCTGAGTCCTGAACAGAACTCAGCGCTGGACCACGCCGATCGTCGCCGCGTACTGCTCCAACTCGATGCTCATCTGCTGCGCTACTTCCCCGAACGTCAGCGCGGCGGAACCGTGGCCCAGCGCTGGCCGACCCTTGAACAGCTATTCGAGGAGGCCAAGGCCCTGAGGTTAAGCAGCCAATCCGAATTGTTCTACTACGCCAACGTCATGGCCTGGCTGGACGGATCGCCGCTCGACCAGCATCCGCACATCGATCGGTTACTCCATACGCCATCGCTGCAATCACCCGGCGAGCGCGTTGCGCTGGCCGCTGACCTCGCCCACCAATGGGCTATCCAACGGGGCCGCCCATGAACGCACCAGCCAACCTCGCCGCAGCTGCGGCACCCAAGACCGCCATCGGCTCGCCCGGCGCCTGCCCTTTGCAGCAAGCCCAAGTGCAGCTTCTACCGTTGCGCTACGGACTGGTCGAAAAACCCCTCGATCCGGGCACAGCGCTAAAACTGCCCTACACCCTCGAAACCCGTCCACTGGGCATTCGCATGCTGCGTGACGGCTGGCTGTACGTGATCGACAGCATCACCGGCCATTTGCATGAATACCGCGTTCTCGATGGGCTGGTCAGCGCCCTGCTGCACAAGGGAGCCAAGGTCGAAGGCGATCAGCGCACAGCTGTCGAGGAGCGTCCGGCATTGGTATTTTCAAGGCGCAGCCGCTTGCACGTGAGCTTCGCCGAAGTGCAGTGGACGGCGGCCAAATGCGCTCAGGTGCTAGACAGTCTTGAGGAGCGCGATCACTTCATGCAAGCCGTTGACCTCGCCCCGGTAGATTGCGAAACCGGTGGCGAGCATCTGCTGACCATCGCGCAGGGCAAGCAGTGGCTGGCGGAGCTGGCGGATCAAACGCCACAAGCCGCACAAGAGAACACTGAGCTGGAAAAAGGCGCGCCGACGGTACGCGTCAACGACGCCCCCGAGCACGAACGCGCAGCGTATCTATGGGAACAGCCTCGGCGCTTTCGCGAAGCGCATATCGGCGAGTTTCTGGGTCAGGTGCGCGCGCCCTATCAGGACGACACTTTGTTCCTCGTGGTGCAGGATGACCTCGGCGTGTTGCGCGACCTGGCCGACTATCAAGACATTGTGGTCGGCTGGGTCGACGATTGGACCAATGCCGGTCACAACGAACGTAATTACTTGCTGGCCTGCTACATCGAGTCGCTGAGCCAGCTCAGCCCGGCGGATATCGAAAAGTTGTCCGAGGCCAGTAACGACCCGCGACACAAGGCGTTATTCGCTGATCTGGAACAGTTGCCCGAGCCGGACCGGGAAGACACCCGCAAGGCCCTGCTCGATTACCTGAACAAGGGCGGCAAAGTCGAGCCACTGGGCGCTCCGGTGACGCCGGAGTTGGAACAATTGCGCAAGCAGGCCCACACCGAAGCGTTCGAAATGGCGAAGTACCAGGGCGCCGATCCGGATTTCACCACGCATAGCCGCGCCAGTGACGATACAGATCGCCGATATTACGCTCGCCAACATTTTTCAGTGGCCCCTGACGACTTCGTCGAACGTCACCTCGACACCCTGATCAGTCTCGGCAGGGAGCAAAACAAGCGCATTAAAGACGCGCTCGACGGCCCGATTTTCAGCGGCAAGCGCGGGATCAACGACTTCATCGACCGCCCGGCCATGGACACTGAGTTACTTCAGTACCGCGCCGACATCGGCCGCTGGAACCGCCTGCTTGAGCGCATCACTTCTGACCGAACGATGCTGGTGTGTGCCGGACGCTATCACCGTTCGGCCTGGTACTACGACGCGCATGAACCGTCGCAATTGGGTCAGGCCTTCAGCGCTGAATACGCGTGTATCAAAGACATTTGCCGCAGCGATCACGCAAGTGAAGAAATGCTGGGATATCTGGAAAAACACCCGGAACTGACTCGGCCTTTGTTCTACACCCTGCCCCTGCGCCTTCAACAGGAACAGGTCACGCAGTACAGCACGCTGTTCAACGCCGGAATGGCCCTTTTCAACAACCTGCCGAGCTGGCTGGCTGAGCTGAAAAAGATCGAACAACCGCACCTGCCGGCCCTCGACGACTTGCCCGAACATACCCGTGCCGTCGCCGATGCTGCCCAACATAGCCTCAGCCCGGCGCTGAACCTGGGCCTGAGTCGGGTGCTGGAAGGGTTTGATCTGGCGGCAGAGAAAATCCCGGATCTCGACGAACTGTTCCGGCGCCTGCCCAAAGCCCTGTCGGTGCGAATCCTCGATGCTGCCAAAACCACTGGAGTGACCTTCACCGTCGCCAGCCCGGCGGAACACGCAGCCCTGCAAACCAACCTCAAGGAACTGCTGAGGGAACGCGACTACCTGAAAACCTTGACCCGTGAACGCAACCAGATCACCCACAACAAAAACCGCCAGGGGCACAAGACGCCACGGGCGGTGGAGTTGCAGGGCGAGATCGCTCGCGTGCGCGAGCAGTTGGCGCAGCTTGAGGGACGGTTGGCCGCAGCGTTGAGTCCGATTGCGGAGTTGCCGGATCAGTCGGCGCGCCTGTACGGCGCAACCCAGGCCCGGGCGGGAGTGACACTGGTGTTTCCACCGGCACAGCAGCAAGAGGTGCGGGGGCTGCTGAAAAATATTCGGATGGGGGTGGGGTCGGTGCCGAATGCGGGGTTGATTCGTAGTGAGGGGATGGGGTTGTTGGTGTTTTTGGTGCAGGGGGTGAATTTGGTGGGGGTTACAAGAGAACTGATCAATCAATCCAGGAACAAGCGAACATGGATGCCTTTGGCCAATGCACTTGCTGCGACTGGGGCTACGGGATTCACTGCTGCTCAGAGCCTCACTGATACGGCGTTAAAGGCGCGTAGTAGTGCTCTAGTTACAGGACTTCAGCATCATGCTTTGAAGAGTGTTTTTGTGCAGATGGGGAAGATGCATATAGGGTTGGGATTTTTTACCTACGGTTTCGGTTTTGCGTCGTCACTGTTCAGCCTCGACTCCCAATTGCAGAATTGGCAACAAGCGACACGAAGCGGAAATCACTCGGCACAGAACAGTGCGGCGCTGACCACGCTGGGTGCAGGCGGTATGGCAACCGTTAATGCCTACGGCCTAGGCCAAACAGTTCATGCCACTTTTAAAGTTCTGACTGCTCGGAGCATCGAAGCACGAACAGCCGCTTGGGCCGCAGCTGGGACAAGGCTGTCTACGGTGTTCTTCCGTTTTAACTTGGCCGGTGCCTTGTTCACTGTTTTGGAGTTGGGTGGCACCTGGCTCTTCAATCGCTACAACATCAGCGCTCACGACAAATGGCTCAAAACCACGCCATGGAGCCTGGATGCCGATGTGCGTGTCGACCATACGCTAGATGATTACAAAAGTTATCTGGCCTATTTGCTTAATACTCCTTATGTCCAACTTGGTCCAAGTCAACATGACTCGTGGCTGAAAAACCTGCTGTTAAAGGCCAAACCCAAAGACATTCATCTGGTGCTGCCAGGGTTAAAACTCAATGAGTTTCAGCCGCCCTTAAATGGCCAACCAGCTCGCCGTTTAGGAATCGGCGCTCAACGCATTTCCATTCCACTTCACAGTCGCGGCACGTCGCGAGAACGCAAGGACATCATCAGCGATGAAGTGGTGAATAGCTTGCGCATCGTACAAACAGGACCTGATTGGCTGGTCCTATGCCTGCACTATCCGCTGGATCCTGATGCCGAATTTACACCCGCGTCCGAAACGCTGGAGTTGGCGGTTTGCGTGCAGACCTTGAGCACCAATGGTGAGTGGGTTTCCCGAACCCGCATCATTCGCCTCAATCCCTATGGCGAGGGCCATTTCCCTGCCCTATCTGCCCAACCCACCACAGAGCATCCCCCAATATTACCAGTGGAAACCCATTTGCTGGAGCTGGCCGAACATGCCCAACAAGATCAATAACCTCGCGCCTACCCCGCACCTTGAGCCATCCCGAAATGCCGGAGATATCGAGCCTTTTCCAGGTGGAAGGATCACTTATCTTGCGCCTATTCCATTGCCCACACTAATGCCTGCGCATGGTCCTCACATTGGGGTACTAAATGATGTGTTCATGGACTTCGGACTTGAGTGGCCGCAGATATTTTCATGGCAGGTCATCTTAGGCGGGCCATTAAGTGTTGCCTTCTCTGTTGCATTTCTGCTCCCACTAATTGGCGGCTTCTTGTTTTTCTTATTTGGGATGGGATGGGACGATATTACTGACGCCATACAGGGAGTTTTTCTAGTGTCATATGGCAATGCAGCACTAACCGGCACTGCCTCTCTACTCATCGGCCTCTGCGTCTGGCACCACAACCACAAAAAACGCCTCCAAATCATCCCCACCCGCTTCAACCGCCAACGCCGCGAAGTCTGCATCATGCCTGAAGGCGCCACCGAACCGGTCTTCGTCCCTTGGGAATCCCTCTCGGCCTGGGTCATCGAAGCCCAAGGCGCGACCCAATACGGTATCCAGCGCCAGTACGGCATGGGCATCGGTTTCCAGCACGGCGAAACCCTGACCAGTGTCGAATTCCCCTGCTTCGGCCTACCCCTCGCCATCAGCCATTGGGAAGCCATCCGCGGTTACATGGAATACGAAATCAACGATCTCAAAGCCATCCAGGACCTCGAAGACCTGCAACTCCCCGGCGACCCGCCCCACGAAGGCTTGCACACCTTCCGCAACGCCCGCGCACGTATGCATCAGGAAATCCGCGACGGCTCACGCGACCGGCTCTCCGGTTTTTTCTGGTACCTGTACCACGTCATGACGTTGTGGACGATTCCCAACTACCTCACCGAATGGGAAGTCCGCCGCCTCCAACAACTGGGCCCGCAGGCCATGCCCGAGGTGATGCAGCAATGGTCCGAGCCTTTGCCGAAAGAGCAATGGGCCAAACCCAGCGAAGAACTGGTGCGGATGAGCGAGCAGGTCCGACAGATGCACAAGCGCCAACCGAGGCGGCCGATTACCGAGATTTTTGCGGAAGTGCGGCGATTGAACACTGGTTGCAAAGTAAAAGAATAAAAGAGCTTTTTGTGGCGAGGGAGTTTACTCCCGCTCGGCTGCGCAGCAGTCGCTTAACCAGACAATGAGTTTGTCAGGCGGATCGCAGGGGCCGCTTCGCACCCCAGCGGGAGCAAGCTCCCTCGCCACAGGTAAGCCTCCTGGCCACAAGTCCGCCGTTCGACCAGATCCATCGCGCCATCCATCCTGTTTGCCAGTAAACTCCCTCTCTTTTATAACCGCGCTCATTTCCCACGCGGCCATCACCTTATTTCCTACGGAGTTCGCCTTGCGTCTGTTCCACACCTCCGACTGGCACCTTGGGCAGAACCTGCACGGCCAGGACCGCGATTTCGAGCACGGTTGTTTCCTTGAGTGGCTGTTGCGCCAGCTGAAGCTGGACCAGCCCGACGTGCTGCTGATCGCCGGCGATATCTTCGACACGGTCAACCCGCCCGTCAAAGCCCAGGAACGTCTCTACGATTTCATCGTCAGCGCCCACGAGCAGCAACCGTTGCTGACCATCGTGATGATCGCCGGCAACCACGACTCCGGCTCACGGATCGAACTGCCGGCGCCGTTGA containing:
- a CDS encoding toxin VasX, with protein sequence MNAPANLAAAAAPKTAIGSPGACPLQQAQVQLLPLRYGLVEKPLDPGTALKLPYTLETRPLGIRMLRDGWLYVIDSITGHLHEYRVLDGLVSALLHKGAKVEGDQRTAVEERPALVFSRRSRLHVSFAEVQWTAAKCAQVLDSLEERDHFMQAVDLAPVDCETGGEHLLTIAQGKQWLAELADQTPQAAQENTELEKGAPTVRVNDAPEHERAAYLWEQPRRFREAHIGEFLGQVRAPYQDDTLFLVVQDDLGVLRDLADYQDIVVGWVDDWTNAGHNERNYLLACYIESLSQLSPADIEKLSEASNDPRHKALFADLEQLPEPDREDTRKALLDYLNKGGKVEPLGAPVTPELEQLRKQAHTEAFEMAKYQGADPDFTTHSRASDDTDRRYYARQHFSVAPDDFVERHLDTLISLGREQNKRIKDALDGPIFSGKRGINDFIDRPAMDTELLQYRADIGRWNRLLERITSDRTMLVCAGRYHRSAWYYDAHEPSQLGQAFSAEYACIKDICRSDHASEEMLGYLEKHPELTRPLFYTLPLRLQQEQVTQYSTLFNAGMALFNNLPSWLAELKKIEQPHLPALDDLPEHTRAVADAAQHSLSPALNLGLSRVLEGFDLAAEKIPDLDELFRRLPKALSVRILDAAKTTGVTFTVASPAEHAALQTNLKELLRERDYLKTLTRERNQITHNKNRQGHKTPRAVELQGEIARVREQLAQLEGRLAAALSPIAELPDQSARLYGATQARAGVTLVFPPAQQQEVRGLLKNIRMGVGSVPNAGLIRSEGMGLLVFLVQGVNLVGVTRELINQSRNKRTWMPLANALAATGATGFTAAQSLTDTALKARSSALVTGLQHHALKSVFVQMGKMHIGLGFFTYGFGFASSLFSLDSQLQNWQQATRSGNHSAQNSAALTTLGAGGMATVNAYGLGQTVHATFKVLTARSIEARTAAWAAAGTRLSTVFFRFNLAGALFTVLELGGTWLFNRYNISAHDKWLKTTPWSLDADVRVDHTLDDYKSYLAYLLNTPYVQLGPSQHDSWLKNLLLKAKPKDIHLVLPGLKLNEFQPPLNGQPARRLGIGAQRISIPLHSRGTSRERKDIISDEVVNSLRIVQTGPDWLVLCLHYPLDPDAEFTPASETLELAVCVQTLSTNGEWVSRTRIIRLNPYGEGHFPALSAQPTTEHPPILPVETHLLELAEHAQQDQ
- a CDS encoding DUF4123 domain-containing protein, yielding MMRSIALPTDLPWNDQTAYVLLDGATFRQLPERLKQLSPGVSTVALYDCPPFTELQDISPLLAVIEHPDAPVFQFYLEHAHEEWGVLLFSSAPAHGVAQHLRKLLTVELPEGLPVILRLADSAVAGALFGSSDPRLFGPVSCVVTPDSVSANWHRHQPRVSGCPELPTPYRLSPEQNSALDHADRRRVLLQLDAHLLRYFPERQRGGTVAQRWPTLEQLFEEAKALRLSSQSELFYYANVMAWLDGSPLDQHPHIDRLLHTPSLQSPGERVALAADLAHQWAIQRGRP
- a CDS encoding type VI secretion system tip protein VgrG, with amino-acid sequence MFSTANDVVFSLDIAGFSYDLQVLEFRAKEALNRPYEVKLELVSEHPDLDLESLLHRPAFLTFGQDNSGIHGQVYRVAQGDSGKRLTHYQISLTPRLAYLAHRRNQRIFQHLSVPQIIGKVLTDHGIQADTWRFQLSAEYRPRLYCVQYNESDLHFIQRLCEEEGLHFHFQHSATGHVLVFGDDQTVFPKPAHPTAYVQGSGMVAEASVIDRFQVNLETRTTHVSRRDYNFEKPRLPLNSESTSAQLPRLEDYAFPGQFTERERGNHLAKRTLERHRASYQQARGRSDQSALRSGHFVDITEHPRDDWNGLWLLTEVEHVGKQPQVLEESITDGNSDDGFSQGYRNRFIATPWDVIFRPALEHPKPRVTGNQHAVVTGPPGEEIHCDEYGRVKVHLAWDRDGQHNEHSSCWLRVATGWAADRYGSVLIPRVGMEVLVGFSEGDPDKPFVLGCLPNAATTVALDLPTEHTQSIFRSQSSPGGGGYNELRIEDKTGAEEIALRAQRDWVQRVLNDECIQVDHQRTVVVGGIASHDLRSEEHHFTHGNRLTELKQDDHLLVQGDQHIRVTSQRLSATGQIHLGAGQQVVIDGGAHLTVKAGGHWLTLGPDGIFSSVAIVQGGAPAVGMSAAPLMPGALPLLKLTFDAAQQRQALVSTRSSRCLICEAAQA
- a CDS encoding BatD family protein, which produces MTRFTAFLLAMLFWTVQVQAADLVASVDRSRLSSGETVELTLESNDVTLFGKPDLTPLEPAFEVRGTRQVNQLTTINGDNRATTRWIITLLPKQNGSVEIPSLQLGEVRSQPITIQVVESETQDTKNTLAPVFIEVSLDQSSVYVQAQAILTLRIYHSVSLYDDSSLTPLQIPDARIEQLGDSRTYEKVINGLRHGVIEMRYAIFPQHSGVLNIPTQTFSATLVDVQPSPDVASQGPKPGKLLRVSSAEIPLTVKAKPESYPADAPWLPARSLSLSESWSPEPDHTQVGDSLTRSLTLKAEGLASSQLPPLPATDINGLRRYPDQPVLGNQNSERGLIGSREDREALVPSHSGAIELPTVDVVWWNTFEDHLEHSSLPARTLQVTNNPSLMVDTPAGTAQTNFAADSEALWWWKLSTLILACTTLLGFGLWWRARWQPAILRAAQAGPSPRTVLDELKRACQANDPHATRQALDAWARQQPETLADMAARFVPLSDALDGLNGALYSETGQHWQGEDLWRATRAIPIAERVQDPVGDSGLPPLYPK
- a CDS encoding tetratricopeptide repeat protein — its product is MSALWPYWFRPWWMLLLPLLGWLLWQLWHRQKRAGRWQMILPPAFHAALLSGGKGSDSKLPWVVLGLAWVLTVGALLGPSWERVEQTSQKPADPLVVLLELTPEMLATDSPPTRLEQARRKLFDLLQSRSDAQTAIVVYAGSAHTLVPLSDDLSTSRNLLDALKPSLMPEAGHRADLAVIKALTLLDQGALGQGRILLIGSSLTEQERFGIERALNGKSTEFLMLGVGTPEGAPVAQEDGSFLKDAQGAILVPHLDNPGLKAFASDLGGRYHAARLDDADLGALGLLDGPRNLRNDGQTLRLDTWADQGYWLLLPLLLLASFAGRRGWLFCLPLLFLLPQPSYAFDFEDLWLRPDQRGLHLLNQEHPAEAAQHFEDPQWQGVALYEAGDYSGAAQRFAQGNDARAHYNRGNALAKSGELEAALDAYDQALERQPDLRPALTNKALVESLIKQKATPPAVEPDKSEGDEPGTASDSPAPGAATQPSNSGEAKTDAQPNAPDTDQTTTTPPQPGANEVAGSELGDEQTTTPPRRPANDSLEGEQAQALEQWLRKIPDDPGELLRRKFWYEQQQHQDQGKTR